The DNA segment GCGTCGTCGTCCTCGGCGAGTTCTCCGGCATCGAGGAGGGCATGGAGGTCACCCGCACCGGCGAGGTCCTCTCCGTCCCCGTCGGCGACGGCTACCTCGGCCGCGTCGTCGACCCGCTCGGCAACCCGATCGACGGACTCGGCGACATCGCCTCCGAGGGCCGCCGCGCCCTCGAGCTCCAGGCCCCCGGCGTCATGTCGCGCAAGTCGGTCCACGAGCCGCTGCAGACCGGCATCAAGGCCATCGACGCGATGATCCCCGTCGGCCGCGGCCAGCGCCAGCTCATCATCGGCGACCGCCAGACCGGCAAGACGGCCATCGCGATCGACACGATCATCAACCAGAAGGCCAACTGGGAGTCCGGCGACACGAACAAGCAGGTCCGCTGCATCTACGTCGCCATCGGCCAGAAGGGCTCGACCATCGCCTCGGTGAAGGGCGCGCTCGAGGACGCCGGAGCGATGGAGTACACGACGATCGTCGCGTCCCCCGCCTCGGACCCCGCCGGCTTCAAGTACCTCGCCCCCTACACCGGCTCGGCCATCGGCCAGCACTGGATGTACGGCGGCAAGCACGTGCTGATCATCTTCGACGACCTGTCGAAGCAGGCCGAGGCCTACCGCGCCGTGTCGCTCCTTCTGCGCCGTCCGCCGGGACGCGAGGCGTACCCCGGCGACGTCTTCTACCTGCACTCCCGCCTGCTGGAGCGCTGCGCGAAGCTGTCCGACGAGCTCGGCGCCGGCTCGATGACGGGTCTCCCGATCATCGAGACCAAGGCGAACGACGTCTCGGCGTACATCCCGACCAACGTGATCTCGATCACCGACGGCCAGATCTTCCTCCAGTCCGACCTCTTCAACGCCAACCAGCGTCCGGCGGTCGACGTGGGCATCTCGGTCTCGCGAGTCGGCGGTGACGCCCAGGTCAAGTCGATCAAGAAGGTCTCCGGAACGCTGAAGCTCGAGCTGGCGCAGTACCGCTCGCTCGAAGCCTTCGCGATGTTCGCCTCGGACCTCGACGCCGCCTCGCGCCGTCAGCTCGCCCGTGGCGCCCGCCTCACTGAGCTGCTCAAGCAGCCGCAGTACTCGCCGTACCCCGTCGAGGAGCAGGTCGTCTCGATCTGGGCCGGAACGAACGGCAAGCTCGACGAGGTGCCCGTCCCAGACGTGCTGCGCTTCGAGCGCGAGCTGCTCGACTACCTGGGCCGCAACACGCAGGTCCTCTCCACGCTGCGCGACACCAACGTGCTCTCCGACGACACCGTCGCCGAGCTGCACCGTGCCGTCGACGGCTTCAAGCTCGAGTTCCAGACCGGTGAGGGCAAGCCGCTCGCCTCGGTCGGGCGCGAGGAGCACAAGGCGATCTCGGCCGACGAGGTCGGCCAGGAGAAGATCGTCAAGGGCCGTCGCTAACAGCGGCCCCCTGACGATTCAGAGAAGGACTACAGGAGACACATGGGAGCGCAACTCCGGGTCTACCGGTCGAAGATCCGCTCGGCCCAGACGACCAAGAAGATCACCCGCGCCATGGAGCTGATCTCGGCCTCGCGCATCCAGAAGGCGCAGAACCGCGTCGCCGCCGCGGCGCCGTACTCGAACGCCATCACGCGCGCCGTGTCGGCCGTCGCGACCTACTCGAACGTCGAGCACCCGCTCACGACCGAGCGCGAGAAGCTCGATACGGCCGCGATCGTGATCTTCACCTCCGACCGCGGCCTCGCCGGCGCGTTCTCCTCGAGCGTGCTCAAGGAGGCGGAGGAGCTGGCCTCGCTGCTGCGCAGCGAGGGCAAGGAGGTCGTCTTCTACCTGGTCGGCCGCAAGGCGAACGCGTACTTCTCGTTCCGCCGGCGTCCGAGCGTCCGCATCTGGACGGGCGGCACCGACCAGCCGGTGTTCGAGACGGCGAAGGAGATCGCCGACGCGGTCGTCGACTCCTACAACCTCGATGACGAAGAGGGCGGAGTGGACGAGATCCACCTCGTGTACAACCGCTTCGTCAGCATGGTCACCCAGCAGCCGACCGTCGTCCGGCTCCTGCCGCTCGAGGTCGTCGAGGGCGCCGAGGATCAGAACACCGATCTGTACCCGCTCTACGAGTTCGAGCCCGACCCCGAGACGGTCCTCGACCGCCTCCTGCCGGTCTACGTCGAGAGCCGCATCTTCAACGCGATGCTGCAGTCGGCGGCCTCCGAGCACGCGGCGCGCCAGAAGGCGATGAAGTCGGCGAGCGACAACGCCGACACCCTCATCAAGACGTACACCCGGCTCGCGAACAACGCGCGCCAGACCGAGATCACGCAGCAGATCGCCGAGATCGTCGGCGGCGCCGACGCCCTGTCGTCCTCGAAGTAGACGGCGCACCTCCCCGACACGAAGCCTCCGCCCTCCGGGTGCGGTGAGACCACAGAAGGAAGAAGCAATGACACTGACCGCACCTGAGGCGGCGACCGGGACTCCGGGCGGGGCCGTCGGCCGTATCGCCCGCGTCACCGGCCCCGTCGTTGACATCGAGTTCCCCCACGACGCGATCCCCGAGGTCTACAACGCGCTCTACACGCACGTCGAGGTCGAGGGCGTCTCGTCCAAGCTGACCTTCGAGGTCGCGCAGCACCTGGGCGACGACCTCGTCCGCGCCATCTCGCTCAACCCGACCGACGGACTCGTCCGCGGCCAGGAGGTCCACGACACCGGCCTGCCGATCTCGGTCCCGGTCGGCGACGTGACCAAGGGCAAGGTCTTCAACGTGATCGGCGAGGTGCTCAACGCTGACGCCGACGGCACGATCAACGGACAGTCGTTCGAGATCACCGAGCGCTGGCCGATCCACCGCAAGCCCCCGGCGTTCGACCAGCTCGAGTCGAAGACCGAGCTCTTCGAAACCGGCATCAAGGTCATCGACCTCCTCACCCCGTACGTGCAGGGCGGCAAGATCGGCCTGTTCGGCGGAGCGGGCGTCGGCAAGACCGTCCTCATCCAGGAGATGATCCAGCGCGTCGCGCAGGACCACGGTGGAGTGTCCGTGTTCGCCGGCGTCGGCGAGCGCACCCGTGAGGGCAACGACCTCATCGCCGAGATGGAGGAGGCGGGCGTCTTCGACAAGACGGCCCTGGTCTTCGGCCAGATGGACGAGCCGCCGGGAACCCGCCTCCGCGTCGCGCTCTCCGCGCTGACGATGGCGGAGTACTTCCGCGACGTGCAGAAGCAGGACGTGCTGCTCTTCATCGACAACATCTTCCGCTTCACCCAGGCCGGCTCGGAGGTGTCGACCCTCCTGGGCCGCATGCCCTCCGCGGTGGGCTACCAGCCGAACCTCGCTGACGAGATGGGTGTGCTCCAGGAGCGCATCACCTCGACGCGCGGACACTCGATCACCTCGCTGCAGGCGATCTACGTCCCCGCCGACGACTACACCGACCCGGCGCCGGCCACGACGTTCGCGCACCTCGACGCGACGACCGAGCTCTCCCGTGAGATCGCGTCGAAGGGCCTCTACCCGGCCGTCGACCCGCTGACCTCGACCTCGCGCATTCTCGACCCCCGCTACCTGGGTGCCGACCACTACCGCGTGGCCACGAACGTCAAGCAGATCCTGCAGAAGAACAAGGAGCTGCAGGAGATCATCGCGATCCTCGGTGTCGACGAGCTCTCCGAGGAGGACAAGATCACGGTGTCGCGTGCGCGCCGGATCCAGCAGTTCCTCTCGCAGAACACGTACATGGCGAAGAAGTTCACCGGCGTGGAGGGCTCGACCGTCCCGCTGAAGGACACCATCGAGTCGTTCGACGCGATCGCCCGCGGCGAGTTCGACCACGTGGCGGAGCAGGCGTTCTTCAACGTCGGCCCGATCACGGACGTCGAGGAGAAGTGGGCCCAGATCCAGAAGGAGAACGGCTGATCATGGCCGCGTTCCTGAAGGTCAGCGTCGTCTCCGCGAACGCGGAGGTCTGGGCGGGTGAGGCCAAGCAGATCTCGGCCCGCACCGTCGAGGGCGAGATCGGCATCCTGGTCGGTCACGAGCCGATGCTCGCGATCCTCGCCTCCGGTGAGGTGCGCGTCACGGCCGCCGACGGCAGCCGGATCACCGCGCAGGCGGACGACGGCTTCCTGTCCGTCGAGAACGACGTCGTCACCGTCGTGGCCCGCGAGGCCGCGCTGGTCTGACGACCCGCCGCCTCGAGCGGCGACCGGAGGGGCCGGGTGATCATCGCGATCGCCCGGCCCCTCCGTCGTGCGCGGCGTCCCCTCGCCGCATTCCCCGCGTGCGCTCTCGCACGCCGTCCTCCCGAGGAGTCCCGTGCACGTCCTGCTTCCCCCGTCCGAGACCAAGCGCGACGGCGGATCGGCCGAGTTCCGGGTCGAGGCGCTGTCGTTCCCGGGGCTGACCGAGCGTCGAGTCGCCCTGCGCGATGCGCTGGTCGCGCTCGCCGGCGACCGGGATGCGGCTGCCCGCGCACTGAAGCTCGGTCCCCGCCAGCTCGGCGAGATCGAGCGCAACGCGGCCCTGCCGACCGCGCCGGCGATGCCCGCTGTGGACCGGTTCGACGGCGTGCTGTTCGACGCGCTCGAGGCGGCGTCGCTCTCGGCCGGGGCGCGCGGCGTCCTCGGCCGGATCGTCGTGGTGCAGTCCGCGCTCTGGGGTCCCGTCCGGGGCCTCGACGGCATCCCCGCGTACCGGCTGTCGCACGACTCGCGTATCCCCGGGATGCCGCTCAAGCGCTGGTGGGCTGCCGGGGCGGGGCGTGAGCTGTCGGCGCTCCCGGGACTCGTCCTCGACCTGCGCAGCGAGTCCTACGCGGCGCTCGGGCCGCTGCAGCCGGGGGAGGGGCGCTTCTTCGTCCGGGTGCGGTCGCGCGACGCGTCGGGGCAGCTGCGCAACCTCAACCACTTCAACAAGCAGGGCAAGGGCCTCTTCGTCCGCGCGCTCGCGGAGGACGGCGTCGAGACCGACTCCCTCGCCGAGCTGGTCGAGTGGGCGGCGTCCCGCGGGTTCGAGCTGGCGCCGAACGCCGGCAGCGGCGAGCTGGATCTGGTCGTGCGGTCGGCCTGAGCGTCAGGAGCGGGCGCGGAAGCAGCCGGTGAGGTGGTCGTCGACGACGCCGGCCGACTGCAGCAGGGCGTACATGGTCGTCGCACCGACGAAGCGGAAGCCGGCCTTCCGGAGCGCCTTCGAGAGCGCGAGGGACGCCGGCGTCGAGGTGGGGACATCGGCGGGGCGGACGACGCGGTCGGACGGCGTGTCCTCCTCGAACGACCAGACCAGGCGGTCGAGCGCGCCGTCGCCGTCGCGCTCGCGCAGGGCGACGGCCGCCTGCGCGTTGCCGATGGTCGCGAGGATCTTGGGGCGGCTGCGGATGATGCCGGCGTCCTCCATCAGCCGGTCCACGTCGTCCGTGTCCATCGCCGCGACGACGTCGAGATCGAAGCCGTGGAAGACCTCGCGGAACCGAGGCCGCTTGCGGAGGATGGTGATCCAGGAGAGCCCCGCCTGGAAGCCCTCGAGGCAGATCTTCTCGAAGAGCGGACGGTCTCCGTGCAGGGGGACGCCCCACTCCTCGTCGTGGTAGCGGCGGTACTCGACGTCGTCGCCGCTCCAGCCGCAGCGGACGGTCCCGTCCGCGTCGGTGATAAGCCCGTCCTCGACCGTCATCGGTGCGCGATCCCCTCGTGATCGAGCAGCCAGGCTTTCGTGGCGACGCCTTCGCCGGCGCTGAAGCCGGTGATCCGGCCGTCTCCGGCCAGCACGCGGTGGCAGCCGACGAGGATCGGGATCGGATTCGCGCCGACGGCGCCGCCGATGGGCCGGCCGGAGCGGAGCCGTCCCGTCGCCTGCCCGAGGGCACCGTAGGAGGTGATCTCGCCGAAGCCGATCCCCTGGAGAGCTCCCCAGATCTCCAGCTGGAAGGGCGTCCCGCGGAGCAGCAGCGGCAGGTCGAAGGTGCGCCGCTCACCCGCGAAGTAGGCGTCGAGCTGATCCACCGCGCTGCAGAGGACGGGGAGCGAGCCGTCGGGCAGGTGGTCGTGCGGGAGGATTCCGCCGTTCTCGATCGCGAGCGAGACGATCGACTCGCCGTCGCTGCCGACCTCGATCCGGCCGAGGGGGCTGACGGTGCGGCGCACGTGAAGGGGAGTCGTTCTCATGCCACGAGAGTATCCGCGGAACCCTCGGCCGACCGGCGGGAATCGGACATCGGTGGACGGCTCCGCAGCTAAGCGACCTGTGGAGGACGGAACGGGCGCGTCGAGATCCACTGACTTCGCAGTCCCGCCGTGCTGACGGTGGGCGGGTCTCGATGCGCCCCTGCGGGGCTACTCGACCAGCAGGGAGGAGGTGCTTCCAGCTGAAGGTCTGCAGCGCCGAGCGCTTCATGCTGATCGAGTAGCCCGCGGAGCGGGCGTATCGAGATCCACCCACCGAGAGACGGTGGGTCTCGATACGCCGCCTGCGGCGGCTACTCGACCAGCATGTCCTCGCGCGCGATGGGCTGTGGCTGGTCGACCAGCAGGTGGGCGCGCGTCCGGGCGCGGTCGGCGGGCGTCCTCCACAGGTGGCGTTCCGGCGATCTGTCTTCCGGTCGCCGTGGGTCCCGCCCCGCAGCGACGCCGGGCCCGCCACCGTTGCCGCATGACATCCACTGCATCGCCTCCGGTCCGTCCCGTCGATCACAGCGCCGTGCTCGCGGCGATCCCTCGCCTGGTCGGGTATCCGCCCCACGAGAGCGTCGTCCTCCTCCCGGTGAGGGGTGGGACGCCCACCGGCGCCCTCCGCTTCGACCTCGCTGTCGGCGATCCGACACGAGCCGCTCGGGTCTGGATCGGGGCCCTCGGGCGCTTCGGGCGTGTGGAGTGCCTGGTGATCGTGCTGTTCTCCTCCGGCCGACGCGTTCCGTCCGCCGGTGCGCTGATCGGCGCGCTGAGCAGTCGAGCGCAGGAGCTCGGAATCGCCGTGGAGGTGCTCGTCCCCGCCGGCCCGCGCCGCCCGAGCCGACCGGGCAGCGGAACGACGGTCCGCGGGACGTCCGGCGAGACCCCCTCGGCGGAGCTGCTGCCCGCCGTCGACCGAGGGGAGGCGCTGGCTATCGCGGCGGAGGTGGACGCGCTGCTCGACCGGCACCCGCGCGCTCGTCTCCCCGAGGCGGTGACGGCCGACGTCGAGTCCCTTCTGCTGCGCGCGGCCGCGGGGCGTCCCTGGCAGCCGCGGACCCGCGCGCTCGCCGCGCTCATCGTCGGCGCGCAACGGCGGGAAGGGCGGGAGCGGATCATCCGACTCGTCGCCTCTCCCGACCGCGCCGCTGCGCCGTCCGTCATCGGGCTCGTCGGGCACGCCGCCGCGGCGGCGCCGGGGACGGAGCGGGGACCGCTGCTGGTCCTGCTCGCCACGCTCCACTGGTCGTCGGGGTCGACCCGCTCAGCGGCGCTCCTCGCGCGGGAGGCGGTCCGGCTCGATCCGCACGATCACGACTCGCGGATCCTCGTAGCCGCGCTCGAGGGCGGCGAGCCGTGCCCGTGGGCCGTCGAGGGGCGCCGTGCCGCGTGAGGTGTGCTCAGCGGGCTCGTGCGCGCCGCCACTCGATCCGGCGGCGCGCACGAGCACGTCAGAGTCGTGCCCAGGCCTCCGTCAGCACCGAGCGGAGGATCTGCTCGATCTCGTCGAACTCCTTCGGACCGATCGTGAGCGGCGGCGCGAGCTGCACGACGGGGTCGCCGCGGTCGTCCGCCCGGCAGTACAGGCCGGCGTCGAAGAGCGCCTTCGAGAGGAAGCCGCGCAGCAGGCGCTCGGACTCCTCGGCGTCGAAGGTCTCCTTGGTCGTCTTGTCCTTGACCAGCTCGATCCCGAAGAAGTAGCCCGCGCCGCGGACGTCGCCGACGATCGGCAGGTCGAGCAGCTTCTCGAGCGTGGAGCGGAAGAGCGGCGAGTTCTCCCGCACGTTCTCGTTGAGCTTCTCCTCCTCGAAGATGTCGAGGTTCTCCAGCGCGACCGCGGCCGAGACGGGGTGTCCGCCGAAGGTGTAGCCGTGCGGGAAGGAGACCTCGCCGTGCCGGAAGGGCTCGTAGATGCGGTCGCTGACGATGGTGGCGCCGATGGGGGAGTAGCCGCTGGTCATGCCCTTCGCGCAGGTGATCATGTCCGGCACGTAGCCGTACTCGTCGCAGGCGAACATGTGGCCGATCCGCCCGAAGGCGCAGATCACCTCGTCCGAGACGAGGAGCACGTCGTGCCGGTCGCAGATCTCGCGCACCCGCTGGAAGTAGCCGGGCGGCGGGGGGAAGCAGCCACCGGAGTTCTGCACCGGCTCGAGGAAGACGGCGGCGACCGTCTCGGGGCCCTCGAACTCGATCATCTCCTCGATGCGGTCCGCCGCCCAGACGCCGAAGGCCTCCAGATCGTCGCCGTGCTGGGGCGCGCGGTAGAAGTTGGTGTTCGGCACGCGGAAGCCGCCGGGCACGATCGGCTCGAACATCGCCTTCATCGCCGGGATGCCGGTGATCGCCAGCGCGCCCTGCGGAGTGCCGTGGTAGGCGACCGAGCGCGAGATCACCTTGTGCTTGCCCGGCTTGCCCTGGAGCTTCCAGAAGTGCTTCGCCAGCTTGAAGGCCGTCTCGACGGCTTCACCGCCACCGGTCGAGAAGAACACGCGGTTGAGGTCGCCCGGTGCGTGATCCGCGAGGCGATCGGCGAGCTCGATCGCCGAGGGCGTCGCGTAGGACCAGAGCGGGAAGAACGAGAGCTCGGCCGCCTGCTTGGCCGCGGCCTCCGCGAGCCGCCGCCGGCCGTGGCCCGCGTTGACGACGAAGAGCCCGGAGAGCCCGTCGAGGTACTTGCGCCCGGTGCTGTCCCAGATGTGATGGCCCTCGCCCCGGGTGATGATGGGGACCCCCGCGCCGGAGTCCATCACCGACTGGCGGGTGAAGTGCATCCAGAGGTGGTCCTTGGCCTTCTTCTGCAGCGCCGCGTCGTCGAAGCCGGCCGGGGCGTCCTCGCCCTTCACCGGATCGCCGGACGCGAGGCCCTGGCTCGAGAATGCTGTCTCTGTGGTCATCGGTTACCGCGTTCCCCAGTTGTAGAACTGCTTGTGGAGTTTCAGATAGACGAAGGTCTCGGTCGAGAGCACCCCCGGGAGCGAACGGATCTCCTGGTTGAGCAGGGCGATCAGGTCGTCGTCGTTCTCGCAGACGACCTCGGCGAGGATGTCGAAGGTGCCGGCCGTCAGCACCACGTAGTCCACCGCGGGGATCGCCGCGAGGCTGTCCGCGACCACCCTGGTGTCCCCGGTGACGCGGACGCCGATCATCGCCTGCCGGTAGAAGCCGAGCTGCATCGGGTCGGTCACGGCGACGATCTGCATCACGCCCGACTCGGTCAGCTTCTGCACCCGCTGGCGGACGGCCGCCTCGCTGAGCCCGACCGCCTTGCCGATCTCGGCGTAGGACCGCCGGCCGTCGGCCTGCAGCTGCTCGATGATCGCCTTGGACACGTCGTCGAGCTGGAGCGGGCGCGGCGCAGGAGGGCGGGAGGGGCTCATGCGATGATCCTGGCAGCCTCGGCGGGGCCCGGCAAGTGAATCCGCATCGGCGAGGCGTCCCGGATGACGGAATCCACTGTCGCGGAAGCGCTCTCGCCCACGCGGGCGACGGTCGGTCCGATCCTCCGCGGGGGCGCTGCGCAGCGCCGCTGAGCGGGCGTCTCCGGTGCTCGCACAGCCGCTAGCATCGGAGGGATCGGCCCGCGTGCGCGGAGCCGGCGGAGGCGAGGAGACGCGATGACGCAGATCGGCCGCAGCCGAGCGTCGGTGACCGTCCCCGTCTCGGCCTGGTCGTCGGACACGCCCTCCGCGGAGGTCACCCTCGGCTGGGCGGCGCGCACCGAGGTCGGCCTGGTGCGCAGTGCCAACGAGGACAGCTACCTCGCGAAGACGCCGCTCTTCGCCGTCGCCGACGGGATGGGCGGCCACGCGGCCGGAGAGGTGGCGAGCGACGCCGTCGTGTCCCGGCTCTCCCTCGCCGCGACCGGCAGCACGGTGGGATCGGAGGAGATCGACCGCGCGCTCCGTGAGGCCGTGGACGACATCGCCCGCCAGTCGCAGACCGCCGACGGCGGGACCGGGACCACCGTCACCGGAGCGGCACTGACCGCCGTGGGCGGCGAGCCCTACTGGTCCGTCTTCAACATCGGCGACTCGCGCGTCTACCTCTGCGTCCAGGGCGCCCTGGTCCAGCTGACGGTCGACCACTCGATCGTCCAGGAGCTCGTCGATGCGGGCCTGATCACCCGGGACGAGGCCGACGTGCACCCGCACAGCAACGTGATCACCCGGGCGGTCGGCTTCCACGAGCCGCCCGTCCCCGACTACCGTCTCGTTCCCGTCATCGCCCCGTCGCGGCTGCTGATCTGCTCGGACGGCCTGACCAAGGAGCTCACGGACGCGGGCCTCGAGCACGTGCTCTCCACCGCGGAGACGGCCCAGGACGCCGCCGACGGACTGGTCGAGGCGGCGCTCGGCAACGGCGGACGCGACAACGTGACGGTGATCGTCGTCGACGTGCTCGCCGTCACCGGCGAGAGCGACTGATCGAGGATCCGGGAGGCCCGCCGGAGCCCCGGGTACCATGGGTCGAGGAGGGGTGGTCTCGGTGATCTGCAGCACGTGTGGCTCCACCCTCGATCCCGGGGCGATCCTCTGCGGAGAGTGCGGCACCTCGGTGGCCTCGCACGCGACTCCCGGCGCCTCCCGCCCCGCGTCGAGCGGCGACACCACCGTCCTCGACCCCTCGCGCCGTGCCTGGCTCCCCGGTCTCGCACCGGGCCGGCACCGGCGGCCCGCTCCCGGAGCGCCCATGGCGCCCCCGAGTCAGGGGCTCGTGAAGCTGATCTTCGCCTCCGGGCAGCACGCCATCGTCACCGGCAGCGGTCTCATCGGCCGCCAGCCGCTGCCGGATGCGGGCGAGACCTTCCGGCACATCCTCGCGGTCCCCGATCCGACGCGCTCGCTGTCGAAGACGCACCTCGAGTTCGGCTTCGACGAGGGCGGCCTGTGGGTCAGCGATCGATGGTCCGCGAACGGCACCGTGCTGGTCGCCCCGACGCAGGCCCCGCTCCCGCTCGAAGCGGGCCGCCGCTACCGCGCGAAGATCGGCAGCAGGCTCCTGCTGTCCGCGGTCGAGATGGCGGTGGAGCGGGTCGACGGCTCCTCCACAGCCTCGAACCGTCCACCGATCACCCGCTGACCCACCGCGCGCGGCCGGCGTCCGCTTCGCTGGTCGGATGACGATCCAGCACCCCCGGGCACGGCTCCTGCCGCCCACTCCGCCGAGCACGCCGCCGCGGCCGCCGTTCCCGTGGATCGCGGCGCTGACCCCCGTGCTGTCGTCCCTGGTGCTCTACGCGCTGACCTCGTCGCCGTACACGCTGGCCCTCGCCGCTCTCGGACCGGTGGTCGCGCTCGCCTCCTTCCTCGACGCGGCCCGTCTCCGCCGCCGCACCGCGCGGCGGGAGGCGGAGCGCTACTCCCGGGAGCTCGCGGAGCACGCCGTTGCGACGGCGGAGGCGCGGGCGGAGGAGCTCGCCGCCCTCCGCCGCGCGTCGCCGCTCCCGCTCGACGTCCTCGAGCAGCGCGTCCCGGCGGACGCCCGCTGGCGTCGGCCGGCGGAGGGACTCGAGGTCGTGCTCGGTCGGGCGAGGGGAACAGGGGAGGGGGCGCGAGAGGACGGGGAGGTGCTGCTGGCAGCGATGTCCTCGGGGATCGGCGTCGTCGGCCCCGCCGTCCTCACCCGCGCGCTGGTGCGGGGGCTCCTGGTGCAGATCGCGGAGCTCGTCGCGCCGGAAGCCCTCCGCATCGAGCTGCCGTCCGGAACCGGCTGGCGCTGCCTCCGCGCTCTTCCGCACACGCGGTCGGTCGGCGCGCCGCTCGCCCTCGCCGTCCTGGAGAGGGACGCGGCGACCGAGGCGGACGCCGTCCTCGCCCTCGCCGGCACAGCGGCCGAGCTGCCGAAGCGGTGCCGCTGCATCGTGCAGCTCGGCGGAGCCGGCGTCGCGAGCGTCGTCGGCCGGAGAGGGCCCGGCACGACGGAGCCGCTGGTCGTCGACTTCGTGGCCGCGGAGCAGGCGCGCGGCTACGCCGAGTCGCTCGCCGCCGCCCGCGGCGCAGGACCGGCGGAGCTCCCGGAGACCGTGCTGCTCTCCGACCTCGGTGCCCGGGACGGACCCGACGACGGCACCGGCCTCCCGGTGCTGCTGGGGCGGACGCCGAGCGGCCCGATCGAGATCGATCTGGTCCGCGACGGGCCGCACGCCGTCGTCGGCGGGACGACGGGGAGCGGCAAGAGCGAGCTCCTGATCGCCTGGGTCGTGGGGCTGGCGATCCGGCACTCGCCGACCGCCGTGACGTTCCTGCTCGCGGACTTCAAGGGCGGCGCGGGGTTCAGCGCGCTCCGGCCCCTCCCGCACGTGACCGGGGTGATCACCGATCTCGACACCGAGGGGGCTCTCCGCGCCTTCACCAGCATCGCCGCCGAGCTGCGCCGTCGCGAGGTGGTCCTCGCCGAGCGCGGCGTCCCGGACATCGCCCGGCTGGCACCCGGAGTGCTCGCGCGACTGGTCGTCGTCGTCGACGAGTGCGCGGTCGTGCTGGAGCGCGCACCGGAGCTGCACCGCACCTTCGCCGACATCGCCGCGCGCGGGCGCTCGCTCGGCGTCCACCTCGTGCTGTGCACCCAGCGGCCGGTGGGCGTCGTCCGCGACGCGGTCGCGGCGAACTGCGGCCTCCGGATCGCGCTCCGGGTGCACGACGCCGCCGACTCGCGAGCGCTGATCGGCTCGGACGCCGCCGCGCGGATCCCGCACCGCGCGGCGGGCCGGTGCGTGGTGTCGATCGGCGGCCGCGGGCAGCTGGTCCAGGCGGCCCTCGCGCAGGAGGACGACATCGCCAGGGCGAGGCGGAGCGGCGCCGGGTCTGCCCCGGCGCACCGGCCCTGGCTCGACCCGCTCCCCGACCGGATCCCCCTGCCGGAGCGCCGGCGGACGGGCCGGATCGCGCTCGGCGTCGTCGACCGCCCGGCCGAGCAGCGCCAGGACGTCGTCCACCTCGATCACCGCTCCCTCCTCGTCCTCGGAGCAGCGGGCTCCGGTCGCAGCGGCGCGCTCCGCACGGTCGCCGCGCAGCTCGGCGGCGCTCGCACGGTCGGCCCGCTCGACGTCGAGGAGGCCTGGGACGCGGTCGTCGCCGAGGAGGGGCCGTCCGGTCCGCTCCTGCTCGACGATCTGGATCTGCTCTTGCGGCGCTGCACCGAGGACGAGCGCCGGCGACTCCTCGACGCCCTGCAGACGGCGCTCCG comes from the Rathayibacter festucae DSM 15932 genome and includes:
- a CDS encoding DUF4192 family protein, which translates into the protein MTSTASPPVRPVDHSAVLAAIPRLVGYPPHESVVLLPVRGGTPTGALRFDLAVGDPTRAARVWIGALGRFGRVECLVIVLFSSGRRVPSAGALIGALSSRAQELGIAVEVLVPAGPRRPSRPGSGTTVRGTSGETPSAELLPAVDRGEALAIAAEVDALLDRHPRARLPEAVTADVESLLLRAAAGRPWQPRTRALAALIVGAQRREGRERIIRLVASPDRAAAPSVIGLVGHAAAAAPGTERGPLLVLLATLHWSSGSTRSAALLAREAVRLDPHDHDSRILVAALEGGEPCPWAVEGRRAA
- a CDS encoding aspartate aminotransferase family protein, which translates into the protein MHFTRQSVMDSGAGVPIITRGEGHHIWDSTGRKYLDGLSGLFVVNAGHGRRRLAEAAAKQAAELSFFPLWSYATPSAIELADRLADHAPGDLNRVFFSTGGGEAVETAFKLAKHFWKLQGKPGKHKVISRSVAYHGTPQGALAITGIPAMKAMFEPIVPGGFRVPNTNFYRAPQHGDDLEAFGVWAADRIEEMIEFEGPETVAAVFLEPVQNSGGCFPPPPGYFQRVREICDRHDVLLVSDEVICAFGRIGHMFACDEYGYVPDMITCAKGMTSGYSPIGATIVSDRIYEPFRHGEVSFPHGYTFGGHPVSAAVALENLDIFEEEKLNENVRENSPLFRSTLEKLLDLPIVGDVRGAGYFFGIELVKDKTTKETFDAEESERLLRGFLSKALFDAGLYCRADDRGDPVVQLAPPLTIGPKEFDEIEQILRSVLTEAWARL
- a CDS encoding Lrp/AsnC family transcriptional regulator codes for the protein MSPSRPPAPRPLQLDDVSKAIIEQLQADGRRSYAEIGKAVGLSEAAVRQRVQKLTESGVMQIVAVTDPMQLGFYRQAMIGVRVTGDTRVVADSLAAIPAVDYVVLTAGTFDILAEVVCENDDDLIALLNQEIRSLPGVLSTETFVYLKLHKQFYNWGTR
- a CDS encoding PP2C family protein-serine/threonine phosphatase — protein: MTQIGRSRASVTVPVSAWSSDTPSAEVTLGWAARTEVGLVRSANEDSYLAKTPLFAVADGMGGHAAGEVASDAVVSRLSLAATGSTVGSEEIDRALREAVDDIARQSQTADGGTGTTVTGAALTAVGGEPYWSVFNIGDSRVYLCVQGALVQLTVDHSIVQELVDAGLITRDEADVHPHSNVITRAVGFHEPPVPDYRLVPVIAPSRLLICSDGLTKELTDAGLEHVLSTAETAQDAADGLVEAALGNGGRDNVTVIVVDVLAVTGESD
- a CDS encoding FtsK/SpoIIIE domain-containing protein, with amino-acid sequence MTIQHPRARLLPPTPPSTPPRPPFPWIAALTPVLSSLVLYALTSSPYTLALAALGPVVALASFLDAARLRRRTARREAERYSRELAEHAVATAEARAEELAALRRASPLPLDVLEQRVPADARWRRPAEGLEVVLGRARGTGEGAREDGEVLLAAMSSGIGVVGPAVLTRALVRGLLVQIAELVAPEALRIELPSGTGWRCLRALPHTRSVGAPLALAVLERDAATEADAVLALAGTAAELPKRCRCIVQLGGAGVASVVGRRGPGTTEPLVVDFVAAEQARGYAESLAAARGAGPAELPETVLLSDLGARDGPDDGTGLPVLLGRTPSGPIEIDLVRDGPHAVVGGTTGSGKSELLIAWVVGLAIRHSPTAVTFLLADFKGGAGFSALRPLPHVTGVITDLDTEGALRAFTSIAAELRRREVVLAERGVPDIARLAPGVLARLVVVVDECAVVLERAPELHRTFADIAARGRSLGVHLVLCTQRPVGVVRDAVAANCGLRIALRVHDAADSRALIGSDAAARIPHRAAGRCVVSIGGRGQLVQAALAQEDDIARARRSGAGSAPAHRPWLDPLPDRIPLPERRRTGRIALGVVDRPAEQRQDVVHLDHRSLLVLGAAGSGRSGALRTVAAQLGGARTVGPLDVEEAWDAVVAEEGPSGPLLLDDLDLLLRRCTEDERRRLLDALQTALRSGGEPIVATARRATDGLAGLRDAFDDVLLLRAAHRQEHQLLALHGEPYRGDLPPGGGWWRGERIQVFASPPSPPGRRPAAVPVVPRGEKPFAVLTNRAGALRARLTAAGVPALPVPAVADGLPPAGAAILGSVAEWSVARALLARLRASAPVVLDLPPAEARVVLGPLPPAPLCAGDRVLLLVDDRLRRARWPDAPAS